The Schistocerca nitens isolate TAMUIC-IGC-003100 chromosome 2, iqSchNite1.1, whole genome shotgun sequence nucleotide sequence TCCGTACatgtggtccttcattgctctttgtggtcttcctaAGCGGCGAGGACCGCAGAGGGAAGACACCTCTGACTTCCCCAAATGGTGGTCGAGTGTGTCTGCGCTagcaacagaaacgtccagttgagcaacggaGCGTTTGATTGTCATCCATCTATTACtctgaatgagagtgtccgtacgttctgACATTGCAGGAGTtagagctgtgtgcggccggccggcacgcgggacaggtttgcgcgaccttcttgcgatgatgacagacgactctcccaatgactcaTCGTGCTTTCATCAGGTCTCCGATAACGTTCGTaacatccccttaggaaaattataaatgactgtgctggtaaaccttttacgttatttgattttcaaacagctgagtaaaactgaacgtactcagacatttctctccttacttattctgatcagcactaaactgatacacaatatttttagcgcaacgcaatctgactttgaataatccctacaaaaaatccctacaaaaagaatggtcctgactaacaataacgtatacctttcatgaatcacttacctcacaaaaatcttcgttactcgaactattgcaatacaacgagcgccaatactgccagctaaataaaagattctaactacagaatgcactaactactgataggcatagttagcaaatgaaagattgtgatagagaacaaacaatgtatttgccttaatagagttcgaaagtcaatatatatatatatatatatatatatatatatatatatatatatatatatatatatatatatatatgaaactacaggggatgaagtgggaatattctatGACGTCCCCCTACAAATTCCGTATTTCTTCAATGGATatttgccgagaaaaaaatgtgttgtattaggtACTGTATGCCTCTAGTATCTTGCGAAATAATGAACTGGATCTCTTTTCTCGAAATGCCTCTCTGAGTTTCGTGTAGATAGCGTCTACCTTTCCTCTAGTCACGACTGGCCACTCGAATGTTTGTAGGCGCCATGGCCGAGTCGTCAGCGGACGAGATCGACGAGCAGCTGTACTCGCGGCAGCTGTACGTGCTGGGCCGCGACGCGATGCGTCGCCTGGCGGGCGCCGACGTGCTCGTGTCCGGTCTGACGGGTCTGGGCGTCGAGGTGGCCAAGAACCTGGCGCTGGCGGGCGTGCGCTCGCTGACGCTGCACGACCGCGACGCCTGCCGCCTGTCCGACCTGGGCTCGCAGTTCTTCCTCACCGAGGAGGACGTGGGCAAGAACCGCGCCGAGGCGAGCGCGCCGCGCCTCGCCCAGCTCAACCCGCACGTGTCGGTGCGCTGCGCCGAGGGCCCCGTCACGGCCGAGCTGGTGCGCCGCTTCCGCGTGCTCGTGCTGGCGGGGCGGCCGCTGCGCGAGCAGCTGCGCGTGGCCCAGCTGGCGAGGGCCGCCGGCGCCGCTCTCGTCGTCGCCGACTGCCGCGGGCTCTTCGGGCAGCTCTTCTGCGACTTCGGCGACCGCTTCACCGTGTCCGACTGCGACGGCGAGGAGCCGGCCAGCTCGCTCGTCGCCAGCATCACCCGCGCCAAGGAGGGCGTCGTCACCTGCCTCGCCGACACGCACCACGGCCTCCAGGACGGCGACTTCGTCACCTTCTCCGAGGTCTGCGGGATGGAGGAGCTCAACAACTGCGAGCCCCTCAAAATACGCTACATAAATCCCTACACGTTCGGAATCGGTGATACGTCGCAGTACTCGGAGTACACCTCCGGCGGTGTCGTCAAGCAGGTGAAAGTTCCGAAAACGATGAGCTTCAAGCCGCTCGCTGAAGCTATGCGAGCGCCGGAATTCCTACAGACTGATTTCGGGAAGGAAGACCGTCCCATGAAACTGCATCTGGCATTCGTCGCCTTCCACAAATACGTCGAACAGTGCGGAGAACCGCCCAAAGCGTGGAACGAAAACGACGCGGACTCTTTCATCGAGATAGTAAATACCACACAGACGGACTTGAACCTTCAGTGCGACTCCGACCGCGAATTCTACTCGGTGTTTTCAAAAATTTGCAGTGGAAGCGTACAGCCCTTGATTGCGGCTGTTGGAGGGATAGCTGCTCAGGAGGCGTTGAAAGCGTGCTCTGGCAAATTTACTCCTCTGTACCAGTGGCTTTATCTCGACGCGTTGGAATGTCTGCCGAAGAATGTCGACCGCGTGGGCATACACGGCAGGTGCCCTATCGACTGCCGGTACGACGGGCAGATTACCATTTTCGGCCACTCGGTGCAGATACGCCTAGGCTCGTCCAAGTGCTTCGTCGTCGGTGCCGGAGCCGTCGGCTGCGAAGTTCTGAAGAACCTGGCCATGATGGGTGTCGGGACATTCGAGAAAGGTCGCATTGATGTAACAGATATGGATCATATCGAAGTTTCGAACTTGAACCGACAATTTCTTTTCAGGCCTCAGGATGTTATGCGACCCAAGTCGCAGACTGCTGCGAAAGCTATAAAGATCATGAATCCCTACGTAAATATGGGTGTTTACGAATTACAAGTAGGTTCAGACACGGAAGAAGTTTTTGACGACGAATTCTTCAGTGACACAGACGCAGTGATCGCTGCGCTAGACAACGTAACGGCTCGTATATACCTCGATCAGCGGTGCGTTTTCTATCAGAAACCGATGTTGGAGGCTGGGACTCTCGGAACCAAAGGTCACACGCAAGTTGTGATTCCGTTTCTTACGGAGTCGTACAGCTCGTCTCAAGATCCACCGGAGAAAACGATACCGATGTGCACCCTTAAAAATTTTCCTTATGCCATCGAGCACACACTCATATGGGCTAGGGACGCATTTGAGGGCTTGTTCAGCCAAGAGCCGGAGCAAGCAGCTCGGTATTTGTCCGAAAGCGATTTCGTACAGAGCATTAAAACGATGACAGGATTTCAACCCGTGGAAGTATTAAAATCGGTGAAGAAGGTGCTCTTAGACGAATATCCTAATAGCTTCGAGGACTGCGTGGCTTGGGCTCGCAGGCTGTGGCAGGAGCTGTTCAATAATCAGATACGTCAACTGCTTCACATTTTCCCGCCCAACCAAACTACCTCCGATGGCGAACCTTTCTGGACTGGAGCGAAACGCTGCCCCACGCCCTTAGAATTCTCTGCGAGCGATCcgctccatttggattttatactTGCAGCTGCAAATCTGAAAGCTGAAGTGCACGGAATAAAACAAAACAGAGACCTCGAAGCTATCACTAATATTGTGAAAGGAGTTGAGATCCCAGAATTTCAGCCAAAAAATGACATTAAGatccccataaatgaaattcaggGTGATATACAAGACAACATTTCAGGAGAAGACGACATAAAGAATATTATTAACGACCTACCACCgaaatcaaaatttcagcatgttgtcATAACTCCTCTGAAATTCGAGAAAGACGACGACACAAATTTACACATCGATTTCATTGTCGCCGCGTCTAATCTTCGGGCGGCGAACTACAAAATTGCAGCAGCCGACCGGCAAAAGAGCAAATTAATCGCAGGTAAAATTACTCCTGCTATAGCCACAACAACTTCCGTGGTTGCGGGACTTCTGTGCCTGGAATTGTATAAGATAGTGCAAGAATTTGCGGAGATTGATTATTACAAAAATTCTTTCATAAATCTTGCCCTGCCTTTCTTCACGTTGTCGGAGCCTGTAGCTGCTCCAACAAAGGACCTAGCGGGCACCGAGTGGACGCTGTGGGACAGGTTTGACATATATGGAGAAATTACTCTCGAGGCATTAATCAGCCATTTCAAAGAGACGTACAATCTGGATGTTACAATGCTTTCGTATGGAGTGTCCACTGTGTATTCGTTTTTCATGGACAAGACCAAATGCCAGGAAAGATTAGGTCGTCCACTGTCCGAAGTGGTGAAGGAAGTTTCCAAAAAAGATCTGGATTCCAAAAAgcgttctttggttcttcagttgtGTTGCAGTGATGAGCTGGGGAACGATGTCGATGTTCCCTACATTCGATATCTTCTGCCAGGCGACAAAATACCGGTTCAAAAGTCGGAGATGCCACCTGCAGTGCAACAACTTCCTTGTAATCAATGTCTTAAGTGATACACTGTTTTAATTGTGAATAAAATCGGTTCTTTATTTTCTAAAGGCAAGTTGCCATTTTCTGTTCGCGGCCGATTTTGTCATACAGTATCAAACGCTTTTATGGCGTTAGTCTTGCTATTCGTTTtcaaataaaattagaaggaattGATGTGTTTTTATTTGCTATTTAATATTGCCACCTCAAAGAAGTAGGGCGCACACTGTGTTCAACATGGAAATACAACTGTTTACATGCAGATGTTATAGTTGAACTAGCGTTTTCTCAATTAATTTGCTGTAATCCTGTTCATAATACGgaaaataaactacaaaaaaatctgATTTAAAATATTCTGAAGCTTCTGACTGGCGTAGTCTTCCTTTTTATTTACGGATAGCGTACGAGGATAAAGGTCAGAGTTTATAGGGAAATTAAACGGAAAGAAACGAgagaagattatatatatatatatatatatatatatatatatatatatatatatatatatatatatatgagttcgtTTTTGTTTTAAATGTACATACCAACAATCTGCCAGTCATGAATTGCTTAAAATATACATgatttttttgtaatgaaacaaaaaaattgcacgAAGGATGATATAGAGCTCGTCTACTCTTCGATCTTTGTCGGTCTACGTTATTGGTGAGCTGATCACAATGTACTCGTATTTCACACATAAACTAAATCACGGAAGATATTGGCAAGCGGTTGCAAGTAATTCACTTTAAGAGGTTTAGTTAAAACATTCACCATGGTAGTGAACCATCGAAAGAGTTTATAGTGTATAATGTGTACCACAATTAAGAATACAATCGTCATGCAAGATCCTCGAAAAAAGATCATCATTAAACATTTGACAAATACCTAATCAGAGAGATATGAGACTGTGAATGCAGGTGCCAGAAAAAATATTGCATCAGCATGCGTTCGGATCTACTCTGCCGTTCTCCAAGATCACAAGAAGAATGATTTCATCTGCATGCCTGGTCTGATATTAGCGATCACTTCATCAACTCGCTTCGAGTTACGAAATCTCTGCACCATTCGTACAAATGGCGAAGTTATTAGTGTATTTGGAATACACACTTTGATGTCTGATGTCTTGAAACTAGAGCGAATCGTaatttttcaataactttaaaTTCGATCATAGAGTGCAGGCTTTCAGGTTCGGTATTTGCACGCTTGATGATTTTCATTTTGCGGGCATCAGGCTGTCCTCCGAGGCATGTTGTTCTA carries:
- the LOC126235048 gene encoding ubiquitin-like modifier-activating enzyme 1, which codes for MAESSADEIDEQLYSRQLYVLGRDAMRRLAGADVLVSGLTGLGVEVAKNLALAGVRSLTLHDRDACRLSDLGSQFFLTEEDVGKNRAEASAPRLAQLNPHVSVRCAEGPVTAELVRRFRVLVLAGRPLREQLRVAQLARAAGAALVVADCRGLFGQLFCDFGDRFTVSDCDGEEPASSLVASITRAKEGVVTCLADTHHGLQDGDFVTFSEVCGMEELNNCEPLKIRYINPYTFGIGDTSQYSEYTSGGVVKQVKVPKTMSFKPLAEAMRAPEFLQTDFGKEDRPMKLHLAFVAFHKYVEQCGEPPKAWNENDADSFIEIVNTTQTDLNLQCDSDREFYSVFSKICSGSVQPLIAAVGGIAAQEALKACSGKFTPLYQWLYLDALECLPKNVDRVGIHGRCPIDCRYDGQITIFGHSVQIRLGSSKCFVVGAGAVGCEVLKNLAMMGVGTFEKGRIDVTDMDHIEVSNLNRQFLFRPQDVMRPKSQTAAKAIKIMNPYVNMGVYELQVGSDTEEVFDDEFFSDTDAVIAALDNVTARIYLDQRCVFYQKPMLEAGTLGTKGHTQVVIPFLTESYSSSQDPPEKTIPMCTLKNFPYAIEHTLIWARDAFEGLFSQEPEQAARYLSESDFVQSIKTMTGFQPVEVLKSVKKVLLDEYPNSFEDCVAWARRLWQELFNNQIRQLLHIFPPNQTTSDGEPFWTGAKRCPTPLEFSASDPLHLDFILAAANLKAEVHGIKQNRDLEAITNIVKGVEIPEFQPKNDIKIPINEIQGDIQDNISGEDDIKNIINDLPPKSKFQHVVITPLKFEKDDDTNLHIDFIVAASNLRAANYKIAAADRQKSKLIAGKITPAIATTTSVVAGLLCLELYKIVQEFAEIDYYKNSFINLALPFFTLSEPVAAPTKDLAGTEWTLWDRFDIYGEITLEALISHFKETYNLDVTMLSYGVSTVYSFFMDKTKCQERLGRPLSEVVKEVSKKDLDSKKRSLVLQLCCSDELGNDVDVPYIRYLLPGDKIPVQKSEMPPAVQQLPCNQCLK